A segment of the Desulfitobacterium dehalogenans ATCC 51507 genome:
CTCAAAAGCCGTTTTGCCCATGACTTCATGCTTTGGATAACCCAACAGATCAAGAAAGGCTTGATTGACATCGAAGATCCTTCCTGTGTTGGGATCGGCGAATAACATAGGTGCCAACGATTTGTTGAAAGCAAGGTAATACATTTCGTACATTTCCATCACCTTTCCAGAAAAAGCACATACTTTTCCCTAAAAGTTTTCAAAACACACAATTAGGTTGCATTTATTTGCATTAATAGACAATAAAAGATCTTTTTCGTAACATGATACTATAGCGATCTGATAGAATTATGACAACCCATGTGAAATTGCCTTAGTACCATGAATTTCGGAAGAATTTTTTTGCGAAGCTTCCTAAAAAAGAGGGAAGCCATGAGTCATTAATTGCTCATGGCTATGCAAAACCAAAGTGTGATGCTACGATATAGTGCAGACATCCTTTTAAACTGTATATTTTTGACAACGTCAGACTGATTTGAGTGATGGATTCCAAAGTTAGATTGGAGTTTGTTTCAGTGAAATTTCATCAGCCGTTAACCTTGTTTTTTGCGATCGTTACAATAGGGGTAATTATCTATGGGTATAGGATGCAAGATGTCGGAATAGTTGTTTTGGCCATAGAAACCGTTCTTGACCCTGCCGAAAGAATTCAAATGCTGCCCACTATGTCTATTACAGGCATGGGTGTTTTTTTAGGTATATCCAGGTATCGTTTGTTTCCATGGCTGCCCATGGCAAGAGCAGCAGCAATCGATGCGATTCAGGAAGGGATAATCATCATCGATGAACAGGGCAGAGTCGTTGATAATAATATTGCCGTAGACAGGCTTATCTACGACATTATCGGTGTAAAGCGCAATGTAATCGGAAAGAACATCGAGCGGGTGCTCTCTGCCTGGCCCCAATGGCAATCTGCTTGTAAGAATGTACATGAAGATGAGTTTGAGATTGATCTTTTGACTTGGGGGAAAGCAAGATTCTTCCGGGTAAAAGTGTATCCTCTTCAAGGATATAATTTCCGGAAAAACGGAACGGTTTCGGTTCTTACGGATATTACAAACAACAGAATCCGGGCCCAGGACGCCGCTGGTGCAGAATGGGCCGAAGAACAGGTTGAAAACGAGTTGGAGCTGCTTAAGCAGCAAATGGAGACGATTTTCAGCACGATATCGGACCTGGCATTGTTATCCATTGTGGATCGGAACGGCAATTACGTGTTATATAACGAGGCCGTCAAACTCCAATTTGTCGAAGCAGATGCCGATCTCACGATTGGCTCGGCCTTTAGGAAAGGATTGTATTTTTCTGCTTGCGGAACAGAGATGGACTATTGTGATATCCCGGAGATAAAAGTTCTCAGGGGAGAGAAAGTATCCAAATATCCCTTTATGATGAAGAGGAAAACCGGTGAGACTCATTTTCTGTTTAACGGGACTCCTATTTATGATAAAAGAGGAAACGTGACCTATGCTATATTCTTTACCCTGGACATCACAGATCAAATCCTTCGTAAGCGACTGGCACAGGTGACACAGAATCTGGCAGAGCTTAATATGACAAAGGATAAGCTCATTCAGGCGGTTATCCATGATATCCGCAACCCCATCGCAACCCTGGTCAGCCTGCTGGAATTGGTTGAGGAAAAGGAACATGACCCTGAATATCACCACCTTTTAACGACAGTGTCGGAACAGGTGAAATATACCTATACCATGGTCGAAAATTTGTTGAAGTGGTTTCAACAACAGAAAGAGAACGTAATTCTAAACCCTTCCCTGATCAACTTGTATCGGAACACTCAAAAAGCCATTGAGATTTATGCCAAACGAGCGGAAGGGAAGGGGATAGTAGTCAAAAACAGGATCAGAGCCACCATGAATGTCTATGCAGACAGTGATTTGATCGAATTTGTTCTGCGCAATCTCGTGGACAACGCGCTTAAATATACTGCAAAAGGCGGGACAATCTCCATTCAGGCACACTCATCCGCAACCGATGTGATTATTTCAGTCACTGATACCGGAATAGGGATTGACCCGGCAAATTTAAGAACCCTATTTAAGAAACCCACCCTATCAACCCGAGGAACAGAAGGTGAAAAGGGTTCAGGACTGGGACTTATGCTCTGTAAAGAATTCGTGCAGAGTCACGGCGGGGAGATATGGGTTGAGAGTGAACCGGGAAAAGGAAGCACGTTTAGTTTTTCTCTCTCAACATCCGGAAAATCAATTCTTGTAGGGGGAGAAGAATGAAGGCAATTCTTATCGACGATGATAAACCTACGTTGTTTATTCTGAACAAAATGCTGGCTAGGATCCCCAGGGTGGAGGTCGTAGGTGAATTCCTGAGCGCAGGAGATGCTTATCATTTTCTTAAGAACAATCCTGTGGATCTGGCCTTTGTGGATATCAGAATGCCGGAGGAAAGCGGACTTGATTTTGCATGGAGAATCCTGGCGGAATTCCCAGACCTGTATGTGGTTTTTTTGACCGCCTATAAAGATTATGCCCTGGAGGCCTTTGAAGTCCAGGCCTTTGACTATATCGTCAAGCCGGTCCAACTGGAAAGGCTTGAAAGGACGGTAAGCCGCGCCCTGCAGCGCAAGGCTTCCGAGATTTCCTCGCTGAAACCTGTTCAACATTCTAATGTCCTATCCGTCTATTGTTTAGGTGGACTGGATCTTAGAAATACTAACCATGACTTTGTGATGATTAATTCATCCAAAGGGCAGGAGTTATTTGCCTATCTTTTAATCAACCGAGAAAGATTGACCTCCAAATGGAGAATCATGGAAGATGTTTTTCATGGCATGTCCCCTCAGAATGCGGAAACCTACCTTAATACCACCGTCTATAAATTACGAAAAGTATTAGAGCAATATGGAAAACGATCAGCCATCGTGGTCTCCAATGAGAGCTATGTCATGGAAACGAAGGATTTCTATATTGATTTCATCGAGTTCGAAAACAAAGTGCGTACCCTGCAGAGGATCACGGAGGCTAATCTCGAAGAAGCCATCCAAGCGGTTAACTTGTTTGCCGGAGAACTTTTTGGAGATAAGGATTACCAATGGTCCTTAGCAGAAAAAGAGAGATTATGGGATATTTATTGCAGCTTTGCTAAAAAGCTGGGCCGATACCTTTTGGAGAATCGGAATTTGACCTTAGCGCTGCAAGTCTTTAAAAAACTTGTGGCCATAAATGAACTGGATGAAGAGTCCCACTGCTTTTTGATGCAAGTTTACGCTGCGCAGAACGACCTGCCCGCGCTTATTAGGCATTATGATCGTTATGTCCAACTCCTGCAGCGGGAGTTGGCAATCTCACCAAGCAATTGGACGGCACAGTTGTTTCTAAGCCTAAAGAAATCCCTTCTGTAAAGGCTCAGTCTGGAAGAAAGCCTGAAACTGATGGAATTCAAGGGAGCTATCTGAGAAGAATAGTCAATCCTGTATCATGGTTACAGACGAATTGAATAAGATTGCTTCTGATGCACACCTGTCCGGAGGCCCGGCATATTCTATAGCGTAGTCTGAAAAAGACATGCCGGATAAGGATGGGTCATAATATGAGTGATGTAATATCCGCCCGGACGCCTGGGCAAATCGCGTCCGAGATTAATCTGATTAAGGAACAAAGCGGTCAAATGCTGCTGGTCAATGCCGTCGAGATTGGGCGGCGTCTGACGGAGGCCAAGAAATTGGTACCCCATGGGGAGTGGATCAACTGGCTTAAGGAATCAGTCAGTTATTCCCGCAGCACGGCGGCCAGACTGATGAAAACCTACCGGGAATACGGTCCCAAACTTACCTCACCCGATGGAGAAGACAGTTCAAATGTTGCAGCGCTGCATCATTTGGGCTATATGCAGGGACTCATCCTCTTTGGAGTCCCGGATGAAGAACGGGAGCAATTTGTGGCAGACAACGGGGTGGAAACTATGTCCGCCCGCGAATTGCAGCAGACCGTCAAAGAAAGGAAGCAGGCGTCTGAGGAAAATGACCAAAACAGCGAAGCCAGCCCGGGGACAGCGAAGATTCAGGAGCCTTGGAATGGACTGGAAACTGGCAAGCAACAAGAGTTGGAAAGGGCCGCGGAACCGATTCCAGTCGTAACGAAAGTCATCATGCCGAAACCTGTGCGGCCTGCCGAAAGTGTTCATCCCGACAGCGAGAGGTACGATACCCAATACGCTATGCACCGTGATAACATCCTCAACGCTTACGCAGAGTTGCTGAAAACCCTTGTCGCCCTGGACAGAACAGACCCGGTGAAGAAGGAAAGAAACAGAAAAGAGGCCTTGAAGATCGCGACCAACATGGCGACGACGCTGAAGGAGTATCCGCCCAGGATTAAGACGAATTTGAAGATTCATGGGAACACTACGCTTCCTTAATGTAAAACAGTTCGAGTCCCATTATCTCCACAGTAAATGAAAGACGGTATGAGACCTGAACATTTTGATGAAATGTACAGATTCATACCGTCTTTTTATGCTCAAACCGAGAACATGATTAAAAATCCATTAATGAGCCGCTAATCGCTTGTTTAATTCTTCAGCTATTTCAAATTCGACTAAATCCATATTTGTTTTACCAATATAACCTGCCGGAATATCATTCGCTCTGATGAAATCGACGGTTTTATAGTAGGTTTTGTGGCTCATATATCTTGAATAGAAGAGAACAAAATCCACCTCACCAAAACTTCTCAGTTCAATCTTGTCATTAAAGCCATCTACGGTAAGAATGGTGGGGAATTTAGCCTTTAACCGTTTTCTCCAACTTGGGGTCCCGCCGATGATTAAGAGCTTCTTGTTGGCGATAAACCTCGATAGATCCAATGAGGTATCTGTGGGTGAATAATCGTTCTTAAGATCGATGAAAAACTCCCGAAGCTGAAAAAGTTCCTCTCTATTTTTCATTTCAGTATCCAGGTTTATTTTAAGTCTGTCGATCTCCTTATTTAACTCATTGATTTGTGCTTCATAAAATCTGCTTTGCTCTGATAAGGTATCCTGAAAATTCTTAACGCTTTCAAAAAACATTAATTTATTCTAATTATAGATTGAAGCTATATCTTTTCTCATTTCCTTATTTAAAGACAATCCGACAGAAACAA
Coding sequences within it:
- a CDS encoding sensor histidine kinase, whose amino-acid sequence is MKFHQPLTLFFAIVTIGVIIYGYRMQDVGIVVLAIETVLDPAERIQMLPTMSITGMGVFLGISRYRLFPWLPMARAAAIDAIQEGIIIIDEQGRVVDNNIAVDRLIYDIIGVKRNVIGKNIERVLSAWPQWQSACKNVHEDEFEIDLLTWGKARFFRVKVYPLQGYNFRKNGTVSVLTDITNNRIRAQDAAGAEWAEEQVENELELLKQQMETIFSTISDLALLSIVDRNGNYVLYNEAVKLQFVEADADLTIGSAFRKGLYFSACGTEMDYCDIPEIKVLRGEKVSKYPFMMKRKTGETHFLFNGTPIYDKRGNVTYAIFFTLDITDQILRKRLAQVTQNLAELNMTKDKLIQAVIHDIRNPIATLVSLLELVEEKEHDPEYHHLLTTVSEQVKYTYTMVENLLKWFQQQKENVILNPSLINLYRNTQKAIEIYAKRAEGKGIVVKNRIRATMNVYADSDLIEFVLRNLVDNALKYTAKGGTISIQAHSSATDVIISVTDTGIGIDPANLRTLFKKPTLSTRGTEGEKGSGLGLMLCKEFVQSHGGEIWVESEPGKGSTFSFSLSTSGKSILVGGEE
- a CDS encoding response regulator, giving the protein MKAILIDDDKPTLFILNKMLARIPRVEVVGEFLSAGDAYHFLKNNPVDLAFVDIRMPEESGLDFAWRILAEFPDLYVVFLTAYKDYALEAFEVQAFDYIVKPVQLERLERTVSRALQRKASEISSLKPVQHSNVLSVYCLGGLDLRNTNHDFVMINSSKGQELFAYLLINRERLTSKWRIMEDVFHGMSPQNAETYLNTTVYKLRKVLEQYGKRSAIVVSNESYVMETKDFYIDFIEFENKVRTLQRITEANLEEAIQAVNLFAGELFGDKDYQWSLAEKERLWDIYCSFAKKLGRYLLENRNLTLALQVFKKLVAINELDEESHCFLMQVYAAQNDLPALIRHYDRYVQLLQRELAISPSNWTAQLFLSLKKSLL
- a CDS encoding DUF3102 domain-containing protein, with protein sequence MSDVISARTPGQIASEINLIKEQSGQMLLVNAVEIGRRLTEAKKLVPHGEWINWLKESVSYSRSTAARLMKTYREYGPKLTSPDGEDSSNVAALHHLGYMQGLILFGVPDEEREQFVADNGVETMSARELQQTVKERKQASEENDQNSEASPGTAKIQEPWNGLETGKQQELERAAEPIPVVTKVIMPKPVRPAESVHPDSERYDTQYAMHRDNILNAYAELLKTLVALDRTDPVKKERNRKEALKIATNMATTLKEYPPRIKTNLKIHGNTTLP